The DNA window CAGTAATCCTTTGTATATGGTGAGTATTCCAAAGCAATACTGCATTGGAAAACAAACTTAGGCAGCTTGCTTTGTTCATGATCTCCTCATAATCATTCGTTTTAAAGACCCCCCGAGGTGCCGTCAAGTTAACTAATTTTACTGTTATTTTGATAATGTAACCTTATCCAGGCAGGGATATAAAACCATTGTGATATATTAGTTTTACTATCACAATTTCATTGTGACATCTTCAAATCTTATGCGCAATAATCCCTAAAACATTCGTCAACTTTTTAAATTGTTCTGTTGGTAATTTAATATTGAAAAAATCAATCTTTTCAACTGCAAGTCCATTTTCTTCTAAACTTTCTGCAATAAATTCTTCGTCGATAAGGTAGGTTGATTTGGGGACATCTGTAAAAAAATTGGGAAGTATTTTAGATACATCTTCAATGAATCCAGGCCATTGTTTGTTAAGTTCTCGACTTTCTTGGAATGTAATAAAAAATTTTTCGTAGAGGTTAGTGTAGGGGCTTGGGGTTGCTAGAAAGAATTTTCCCCCTGCTTTTAACCAACTGGCGATATTAGCAATGGCTAAAGAAAAATCAGGTGGTGATAAATAATGAAGAACCCCAGATGCAAGAACAGCCCCAAGACTTTTTGGACTAAAGGTCACTTCTCCAGGAACATGTCCTACAGCATAAGATATTCTATTAAGATTGTTCTGCGGTACTCTTTTGTGGAGATCTTCAAGGTGTCGTAACTCTAAATCATTGGCAATTACGTAAGCTCCTCTTTTAAGGGCCTCTAGGACAACAAAGCCATAAGCCGTTCCTATATCAAGCACAGGACCTGGAGCATGACTCGAAAACTCAACAAATTCTCTACTTATTTTATGGAGGTAAGATAACATATATCCTTGATTATTTAATGTGCAAAAAGGGTTTATAAAATTCTCGGAGACCGGGGGAGTGTAAACTTTAGGTAGACCATTACTGATTAAGGATTTTCGGCA is part of the Alphaproteobacteria bacterium genome and encodes:
- a CDS encoding class I SAM-dependent methyltransferase; protein product: MLTSPRYLSIEPCRKSLISNGLPKVYTPPVSENFINPFCTLNNQGYMLSYLHKISREFVEFSSHAPGPVLDIGTAYGFVVLEALKRGAYVIANDLELRHLEDLHKRVPQNNLNRISYAVGHVPGEVTFSPKSLGAVLASGVLHYLSPPDFSLAIANIASWLKAGGKFFLATPSPYTNLYEKFFITFQESRELNKQWPGFIEDVSKILPNFFTDVPKSTYLIDEEFIAESLEENGLAVEKIDFFNIKLPTEQFKKLTNVLGIIAHKI